From Patescibacteria group bacterium, a single genomic window includes:
- the ruvB gene encoding Holliday junction branch migration DNA helicase RuvB, with amino-acid sequence MKLDNTKARVIAASEQTEDKQLDTQLRPKTLSEYIGQEQVKANLHIFLEAARRRKEPIEHVLLYGPPGLGKTTLAHIIAREMSAGIRVTSGPAIERAGDLAAILTNLEAGDVLFIDEIHRLNKVIEEVLYPAMEESALDLVIGKGPSARTLRLDLPKFTLIGATTQYHLISGPLRNRFGATYRLNFYEPKEIVQIVDRAARLLNLVLKPGADEIIGLRSRATPRIANRLLKRVRDFAQVKADGLVTKELAKQALDQMAVDPLGLDDLDRQILRIIIEKFKGGPVGLSSIAAALSEEMGTIEEIYEPFLMQLGFLARTPRGRVVTEAAYEHLNLKPPASQPPGLL; translated from the coding sequence ATGAAACTTGATAATACTAAGGCTCGCGTTATTGCCGCTAGCGAACAGACCGAGGATAAGCAATTAGACACCCAATTAAGACCCAAGACCTTAAGCGAGTATATTGGCCAGGAACAAGTTAAGGCTAATTTACATATTTTTTTAGAAGCGGCCAGAAGGCGCAAAGAACCGATAGAGCACGTATTGTTATATGGTCCGCCAGGCTTAGGTAAAACTACCTTAGCTCATATTATTGCTCGCGAAATGTCGGCCGGCATTAGAGTAACTTCGGGACCGGCTATTGAACGGGCCGGTGATTTAGCAGCCATTTTAACCAATTTAGAAGCTGGTGATGTTTTATTTATTGATGAAATACATCGTTTGAATAAGGTGATAGAAGAAGTTTTGTATCCGGCCATGGAAGAATCGGCTTTGGATTTGGTAATTGGCAAGGGGCCGTCAGCTAGGACTTTACGTTTGGATTTGCCTAAATTTACTTTAATCGGCGCCACTACCCAGTACCATCTTATTTCCGGGCCTTTGCGCAATCGATTTGGGGCGACTTATCGGCTGAATTTTTATGAGCCTAAGGAGATTGTCCAAATAGTGGATCGGGCTGCTCGCTTGCTTAATTTGGTTTTAAAACCCGGGGCTGATGAAATTATTGGCTTACGTTCCCGGGCCACGCCCAGAATAGCCAACCGTTTATTAAAAAGAGTGCGTGATTTTGCCCAGGTCAAAGCCGATGGCTTAGTAACTAAAGAATTGGCTAAACAAGCCTTGGATCAAATGGCTGTGGATCCTTTGGGTTTGGATGATTTAGACAGGCAAATATTACGAATTATCATAGAAAAATTCAAAGGCGGTCCGGTTGGTCTTAGTTCCATTGCTGCGGCTTTAAGCGAAGAAATGGGTACAATTGAGGAAATTTATGAACCTTTTCTTATGCAGCTTGGTTTTTTGGCTCGGACGCCACGGGGTCGAGTGGTTACCGAAGCGGCTTATGAGCATTTAAATCTTAAACCGCCAGCTAGTCAGCCCCCAGGCTTGCTATAA